CGCCGGGCTGTTGCGGCGCGAGCCCGTGCGGCTCGTGCTCGTTGGCGGGGAAGCCGAAGCCGGGCGGCTTCAGCGGCTCGCCGCCGGCCTCGCTCCAGATCGCGTCGAGTTGGTCGAGAGCAGGCCGCTGGCGGAACTCGCGGTGCGATTGCACGAGTGTGCGGCGTTCATCGGGCACGATTCGGGAATCACCCACCTTGCCGCCGCGCTCGGACTGCCGGGCGCGGTGCTTTGGGGACCGTCGAATCCGGCGATCTGGCGGCCGCTGTCCGCGCGGATGACATTGATCCAAGCCCCTGCGGGTTTGGCGGGCATCGAGGTGAACCACGTGCTGGATCGAGTCGCCGGGCTGCTTCACCGCGCAAGCGCCGCCGCGAGAGGGACCACCGGTCCGGCCTGTGCGAATGAGACCCCGGTCGATTGCTTCAGAATCTCACGCTCAGAGACTCCGGATCGTGAACAGTTGTAACCGTTGCGCATCCTTGACTGTCCGATAGCGGACAGTTTCACTTGCCGATCTCGATGGAAGAACGCGACCTGCAATCAGGATCCCCGATGCCGACACGGAAGGATTTTCGTGTCGGCATCGCCGGCGCCGGGTTCATCGTCAATGAGTGCCACCTCCCGGCGTATCGTCACGCGGGTTGGAAGCCCGTCGCCATCGTTGCCGGGCCGGAGCACCTGCTGCCTGCAATGGCGCGCCACGGCGAAGGAGTTGGTGCGCGGATGCTCAACCAGTTTGGGATCACCACTTCGATGGTCGAGGACGCCATTGAAACCACCGAGCGGGTGTGAGGCATTCCCGCGTTCGGCCTTGCGGCACGCGATCTCGCGGCACCTGAGCCGAAACCCAGCACTTAGACGGCCCAATTTAAACCCGGCCAGGATGAAGCTCGGCATCATCAACAGCGCGTTTCAGCAAGCCGGGGTGGACACCGCGTCGGGCCTTCGTCACATCTCGCGGATCGGTTTCGACTGCGTGGATATCTTCACCGAGGCCGTCCGCATTCCGCAGAAGGAAGTGAAACTCGTCGCGCGGACGTGCGAACAGCTGGGGTTGCCCATTGTCTCGCTGCCCGTTGTAAGCGTCGGATTGGTGGACTTCAACGAACCTGTCCGCGCGTTTCATGTCGCCCGCACAAAACGCTTCATCGACCTCGCGAAGACCTGGGGGGCGACGAACGTATTGCTGGTGCTCGGCGAATATGTCTGGCAACGCGAGGTTATCCCGCCTGCCGCACAGTGGCAGTGGGGCATCGAGACGTGCCGGCGCCTCGGCGACTACGCGGACCGCCGCGGCGTGGACATCGCGCTGGAGCTTGAGCCGTTCCGGCTGAGCCTGCTGAACAGCGTGGATGCCATGGTGCGGTTCGTGGACGAGTGCGGGCATCCGCGCGTCCGCGCGAACATCGACGTGAGCCACCTCGTGCTGAGCGACACCTCACCATCGGATGTGCGAAAGCTGAAGGGTCGCGCCATTCACGTTCACCTCAGCGATTGCGACGGCAAGGTGCATGGCGACCTTCCACCGGGACGCGGTGTTGTGAAATTCGCGCCGTATTTGCAGGCCATCAAGGAACTCGACATCAACGGCGTCGTCTCGATCGAACTCGAGTATTCACCCGACCCGCGGCGCATCGTCGAGTGGGTTGAGGAAGCTTATCGGGAAACTGCGAAACTGATGGATCAAGTCGGGTTGCGCTCCTGACCCGGCGCGCGACCCGGTTCGCGCAGTGCTTCCTTCCAGCCTCCGGCGTGGTGCGGGGAATTCCTCGGCCTGATGTTCTGGCTCTTCGGGCGCGTCAGGATGACGATGACGGCGAATCCGAGACTGTGCCACAGCATGGCTTGTCGCCACGGTCGGCGAGGCGTTTGGGGGGCGTGAGTTCCAAGGAGGCGAGCCAAGTTTGCAGGATACGACTGATGCAGTGTTGGGTGAGATTGAGGTCGCGGCGTTGGACGGGAGCAAGTCCGCGCCGGAATCAGGGAACTCGGCGCGGGCAACCACGGAGGAGGCTCACATGGCCACGGCGGGGATCCAGCGCCATCAACTCGGCGGCGCGCGGGCGTTCAAAATCCGGCTTCGCCGCCCTCGTCCGGTGTGGCATAACCGTGCGCGATGTTTCTGACCCGCGCCGAACTCGACAGTCTGCTGAACGTCCGGCTCCGCTCCCCGCACGAGTTGCTCGGGATGCACCCGCTGGACGATGGAAGCGGGCTCGTGGCTCGCGCGTTCGTCCGTGACGCCGCGAAGGTGCGCGTTGAGCCCGTTCACGAGAAGGACAAGCCGTCGTTCTCCCTCAAGCGCGTGGACGACTCGGGCCTCTTCGAGGGGACGACCACGAAGGCCCACCGCGTCTACGCCTACGATTTCGTCATCACCGGCCACGACGGCAACGTCCGCCGCACGCGGGACGCCTACTCGTTCCTGCCATCCGTGGGCGAGTTGGACCTGCACCTCTTCAACGAAGGCAAGGACGTTCGCCTCTTCGAGAAACTCGGCGCGCATTTGCGCACGGTGGATGGCGTGCCGGGCACGAGCTTCGCCGTGTGGGCGCCGAACGCGCAGCGCGTGTCCGTCGTCGGCGCCTTCAACAACTGGGACGGCCGCTGCCACCCGATGCGGTTGCTCGGCGTGTCGGGCGTGTGGGAGCTGTTTCTGCCCGGCGTCCTCGAGGGCGCGCTCTACAAGTTCGAGGTCAAGGACTGTCACGGCAATCTCGTGCTCAAGACGGACCCGTTCGGTGCCACTTACGAAGTCGCGCCCAAGAACGCCGCCGTCGTGTGGGACAATACGAAGTTCGCGTGGACGGATGCCTCGTGGCTTGCGAAGCGCGGCGGCCAGAATCCGTTCCGCGCGCCGATGAGCATTTACGAGCTGCACCTCGGTTCATGGATGAAGAAGACCGCGACCGAGTCGTTCAGCTTTCGCGAAGTGGCCGGACCGCTGGTGGACTACGTCCGCCGGATGGGATTCACGCACGTGGAATTCCTGCCGGTGATGGAGCATGCGTTCTATCCGAGCTGGGGCTATCAGGTGACGGGTTTCTTCGCGCCCACGAGCCGCTTTGGGACGCCGGACGATTTGCAGTTCCTCATCAACGCGCTGCACGAGGCGGGCATCGGCGTGATCGTGGACTGGGTGCCGGCGCACTTCCCGCGGGACGAGTGGGCGCTCGCGCGCTTCGACGGCACCGCGCTCTACGAGCACGAGGACCCGCGGCAGGGCGCGCATCAGGATTGGGGCACGCTCATCTTCAACTTCGGCCGGCACGAGGTGCGGAACTTCCTCCTCGCGAACGCGCTGTTCTGGTGCGAGCGCTTCCACGTGGACGGCCTGCGCGTGGACGCGGTGGCCTCGATGCTCTACCTCGATTACTCGCGCAAGGACGGCGAGTGGGTGGCGAACCAATACGGCGGTCGGGAAAATCTGGAGGCCATGGACTTCCTCAAGGAGTTCAACCACCTCGTCCACACCCGGCATCCCGGCGTCGTGACCATCGCGGAGGAAAGCACCACGTGGCCGATGGTCACGCGGCCGCCGTATCTCGGCGGGCTGGGCTTCACTTTCAAGTGGAACATGGGCTGGATGCACGACACGCTGCACTACTTCAAACGCGAGCCCGTGCACCGCAAGCATCATCAGAACGACCTCACGTTCGCGATGCTCTACCACCACCACGAGAACTTCCTCCTGCCGCTCTCGCACGATGAAGTGGTGCACGGCAAGGGCTCGCTCCACCGCAAGTTGCCCGGTGACGACTGGCAGGCGTTTGCAAATTTGCGCGCCCTCCTTGCGTATCAATGGTGCTTCCCGGGCAAGAAGCTGCTGTTCATGGGTTGCGAATTTGGGCAGACGGGCGAGTGGAACGCCAACGCGCCCCTCGATTGGGGGCTGCTCGAACAGGGGCCGTTTCACACCGGCCTCCAGCGGTTCGTCGCCGACC
This sequence is a window from Verrucomicrobiota bacterium. Protein-coding genes within it:
- a CDS encoding sugar phosphate isomerase/epimerase; the protein is MKLGIINSAFQQAGVDTASGLRHISRIGFDCVDIFTEAVRIPQKEVKLVARTCEQLGLPIVSLPVVSVGLVDFNEPVRAFHVARTKRFIDLAKTWGATNVLLVLGEYVWQREVIPPAAQWQWGIETCRRLGDYADRRGVDIALELEPFRLSLLNSVDAMVRFVDECGHPRVRANIDVSHLVLSDTSPSDVRKLKGRAIHVHLSDCDGKVHGDLPPGRGVVKFAPYLQAIKELDINGVVSIELEYSPDPRRIVEWVEEAYRETAKLMDQVGLRS
- the glgB gene encoding 1,4-alpha-glucan branching protein GlgB; translation: MFLTRAELDSLLNVRLRSPHELLGMHPLDDGSGLVARAFVRDAAKVRVEPVHEKDKPSFSLKRVDDSGLFEGTTTKAHRVYAYDFVITGHDGNVRRTRDAYSFLPSVGELDLHLFNEGKDVRLFEKLGAHLRTVDGVPGTSFAVWAPNAQRVSVVGAFNNWDGRCHPMRLLGVSGVWELFLPGVLEGALYKFEVKDCHGNLVLKTDPFGATYEVAPKNAAVVWDNTKFAWTDASWLAKRGGQNPFRAPMSIYELHLGSWMKKTATESFSFREVAGPLVDYVRRMGFTHVEFLPVMEHAFYPSWGYQVTGFFAPTSRFGTPDDLQFLINALHEAGIGVIVDWVPAHFPRDEWALARFDGTALYEHEDPRQGAHQDWGTLIFNFGRHEVRNFLLANALFWCERFHVDGLRVDAVASMLYLDYSRKDGEWVANQYGGRENLEAMDFLKEFNHLVHTRHPGVVTIAEESTTWPMVTRPPYLGGLGFTFKWNMGWMHDTLHYFKREPVHRKHHQNDLTFAMLYHHHENFLLPLSHDEVVHGKGSLHRKLPGDDWQAFANLRALLAYQWCFPGKKLLFMGCEFGQTGEWNANAPLDWGLLEQGPFHTGLQRFVADLNKIYNAEAALWDADYALEGFFWVDCSDSERSIFSFVRQTTTGVGQLLVLLNLAPVPRVQYRLGLPQGGRWREVLNSDAAIYGGSNMGNMGGVPAEAFPAHGQPFSAEFTLPPLSVSVFRGER